Genomic DNA from Segatella copri:
TTCTCCATTCGAGTGAGGTCAAGATTCTTCATATCAATCTTGCCATCCTTGGTCTTTGGGCGACCACGTTTTCCAGTACGTGGACCAGCATAGACATAAAAGAGACAAGCATTGTCACGAAAGCGGCTTATCAAAGAGAACCCTTCTTTCTTTATCCCATTAACAAATGTACTTGTAGAGAAGTAAGCATCTGCAACTATGAGGGTTGAGAGTTTAAGAAGTTCCTTGCGGTAACGCTTAATGACGCTGATATAGAAATCTACCATAGTCTTGTTTCTAAGACTCAGTTCTTTATTACTTAGCGACTGGTGTGCTTTTAACATCATGCAGTCTTTGGCATCAATATCAATGAGGCCAATACCCATGATTTCGAGACCATGTTTAACAGACTGTGCACATCCCGACCAAAAACGACCGATATGTGGAGTCTTCTTGCCAGCTTTGCTGATGTAGCTGGGATCAATGGCAATAGCCCATCTTCCCTGTTTACCAAAGAAGCGCTTGGCAAGTGAGACATTAAGTTTGAGCCAGTCAATGCTTTTCGACTTTTTTAAGCCGAATGCGTTGCGATAGGTTTGCTCAACATGCGAGCCATACCTCCCCATTTGGGTGAAATTTATCTTTCTTGGT
This window encodes:
- a CDS encoding transposase produces the protein MNTGLDQYMDIFKDAVEDSAAKLTKSFEKILIEVIILFMVIPRKINFTQMGRYGSHVEQTYRNAFGLKKSKSIDWLKLNVSLAKRFFGKQGRWAIAIDPSYISKAGKKTPHIGRFWSGCAQSVKHGLEIMGIGLIDIDAKDCMMLKAHQSLSNKELSLRNKTMVDFYISVIKRYRKELLKLSTLIVADAYFSTSTFVNGIKKEGFSLISRFRDNACLFYVYAGPRTGKRGRPKTKDGKIDMKNLDLTRMEKMEMKDIEGTAYTLIAYSKALRCKVRLVIWQMPNGKKKLFFSTDTSLSGEEVLLYYRTRFQIEFCFRDAKGYTGLMDCQARDKWKLDFAFNASFTSLNVAKVTMKEMGMKYSMSSFKSLMTNIYLVKRIFKASGYTPNRTLISKIFKDLSCLQRIAA